A single window of Nicotiana sylvestris chromosome 3, ASM39365v2, whole genome shotgun sequence DNA harbors:
- the LOC104213373 gene encoding uncharacterized protein, with amino-acid sequence MASPSRGEVLTLFRSLLKTARQFPDYNIREYTKRRTIDGFRQNKDLSDPSKVAAAFSEGRSQLEVAKRQAVVYSLYAPKVKSVMELN; translated from the coding sequence ATGGCATCGCCGTCACGCGGGGAAGTCCTTACCCTTTTCCGTTCGCTTCTGAAGACGGCGCGTCAGTTCCCCGATTACAACATCCGGGAATACACTAAGCGCCGGACAATCGATGGGTTTCGGCAGAACAAAGACCTCTCGGATCCCTCAAAGGTCGCAGCTGCTTTCTCCGAAGGTAGGTCCCAGCTCGAGGTCGCCAAGAGGCAGGCCGTAGTTTACTCCCTCTACGCCCCCAAGGTCAAGAGCGTCATGGAATTGAACTAG
- the LOC104213374 gene encoding heparanase-like protein 2, whose translation MDFRTLLLIFLALCPAFSAQTVEDTELMIDTSVRIAWTDDNYICATIDWWPKEKCNYKQCPWDLASIINLDLSHPFLENAIRAFKGLRLRLGGSLQDQVIYDVGNLKSSCHPFTKQKDGLFGFSKGCLHMHRWDELNNLFKKTGALVTFGLNALYGRRRINRHAWGGNWDSSNARDFMKYTVAKGYQIHSWEFGNELSGQGIGASVNAVQYGKDVIHLHNLIDQVYKKFDQRPLLLAPGGFYSPEWFSKLLEVSGPGIVNVLTHHIYNLGPGSEGSKLVDKILNPQYLNKISDTFGNLTQTIKMKGPWASAWVGESGGAYNSGGPNVSNAFVDSFWYLDQLGIAAKHHTKVYCRQTLIGGNYGLLDTSTFVPNPDYYSALLWHRLMGKEVLHISSKASPYLRSYAHCTKDRAGVTLLLINLSNQIQYGVNIQSSAYTSLQVGKKKNHKKSSFVHGLKETVSWVGSKSSDVTLYREEYHLTPEGGNLQSRTMLLNGKPLQLTETGDIPSLSPVLENIKSPISVAPLSIKFIVFPNFNSPSCR comes from the exons ATGGACTTCCGAACCTTGTTGTTAATCTTTCTGGCGCTGTGTCCTGCATTTTCAGCGCAAACAGTTGAAGATACCGAACTTATGATTGATACATCTGTAAGAATTGCCTGGACAGATGATAATTATATTTGTGCTACCATTGATTGGTGGCCTAAAGAGAAGTGCAATTATAAGCAATGTCCTTGGGACTTGGCATCTATTATAAATCTG gatttatctcacccttttcTGGAAAATGCTATACGAG CTTTCAAGGGTTTGAGATTACGACTTGGAGGTTCTTTACAGGACCAAGTAATATATGATGTAGGCAACTTGAAATCTTCTTGCCATCCCTTCACCAAGCAGAAGGATGGGTTGTTTGGATTCTCTAAGGGATGCTTACATATGCATAGATGGGATGAGTTAAACAACCTTTTCAAGAAGACAGG AGCACTTGTGACTTTTGGTTTGAATGCGTTGTATGGGAGACGACGGATCAATAGGCATGCATGGGGAGGAAATTGGGATTCCAGCAATGCCCGCGATTTCATGAAATACACTGTTGCCAAAGGCTACCAGATACACTCATGGGAATTTG GAAATGAATTGAGTGGTCAGGGAATTGGTGCAAGTGTTAATGCTGTACAGTACGGAAAAGATGTTATCCATCTGCACAATCTCATAGACCAAGTATACAAGAAATTTGACCAACGTCCTCTTCTATTAGCACCAGGAGGATTCTATAGTCCTGAGTGGTTCAGCAAGCTCCTTGAGGTTTCAGGGCCTGGCATAGTCAACGTCTTGACGCATCATATTTATAATCTTGGCCCAG GGTCCGAGGGAAGCAAGCTTGTAGATAAAATTTTAAATCCTCAATACTTGAATAAAATATCAGACACATTCGGCAATCTTACTCAAACCATTAAAATGAAGGGTCCTTGGGCTTCAGCTTGGGTTGGAGAATCTGGTGGAGCCTACAACAGTGGAGGTCCTAATGTGTCTAACGCCTTCGTAGATAGCTTTTG GTATTTAGATCAGCTTGGGATAGCAGCCAAGCACCATACTAAAGTATACTGCCGACAGACTCTTATTGGAGGAAATTATGGGCTCCTTGATACCAGCACGTTTGTTCCAAATCCTGATTATTATAG TGCACTTCTTTGGCATAGACTGATGGGAAAAGAAGTTCTTCATATTAGCAGCAAAGCATCACCATATTTGCGCTCTtatgcccattgtacaaaagaTAGA GCTGGTGTGACTTTACTTCTGATCAATTTAAGCAACCAGATTCAGTATGGGGTCAACATCCAATCCAGTGCATATACCAGCTTGCAAGTCGGTAAGaaaaaaaatcacaagaaaagtTCATTCGTGCACGGTCTTAAAGAAACTGTTTCGTGGGTAGGAAGCAAATCATCAGATGTTACATTATATCGAGAAGAGTATCATCTAACTCCAGAAGGCGGCAACCTTCAGAGCAGAACTATGCTCCTCAATGGGAAACCATTGCAACTCACAGAAACAGGAGATATTCCAAGTTTGTCTCCAGTTCTTGAAAATATCAAATCTCCAATATCAGTTGCACCATTGTCCATCAAGTTCATTGTATTCCCCAACTTTAATTCTCCTAGTTGTAGATAA
- the LOC104213372 gene encoding SNAP25 homologous protein SNAP33: MFGLKKSPLHLNAKNHSANPGFHGYSSSNPFDSDNESDSKQTITPARRTSSEPSLITPHLSTNPFDDDDVKGTHSSAYSTTSTARNRYKNDFRDSGGFENQTVQELENYAVHKAEETTKTVNSCLRIAEDMRQDATKTLITLHHQGEQITRTHTTAADIDHDLSRGEKLLGSLGGLFSKTWKPKKTRPITGPVITRDDPVQRKGNHLEQREKLGLSSAPKGRSSSRTPPPEPTNALQHIEVEKAKQDDALSDLSNLLGELKDMALDMGSEIGRQNKALDHLQDDVDELNFRVKGANQRGRRLLGK; this comes from the exons ATGTTTGGGCTTAAGAAGTCACCCTTGCATCTGAATGCCAAAAACCACTCTGCGAATCCTGGATTTCATGGTTATTCTAGTTCAAATCCTTTTGATTCTGACAATGAATCTGATAGCAAGCAAACTATAACACCTGCACGGAGAACTTCGTCAGAGCCTTCTCTAATTACTCCACATTTGAGTACAAACCCTTTTGATGACGATGATGTTAAAGGTACTCATTCATCTGCTTACTCCACGACGTCAACAGCAAGAAACAGATACAAGAATGACTTCCGGGATTCTGGAGGATTTGAGAACCAAACTGTACAGGAGTTGGAAAACTATGCCGTACACAAGGCTGAAGAGACAACAAAGACTGTTAACAGCTGCCTGAGGATTGCAGAAGACATGAGACAGGACGCAACAAAAACTTTGATCACCTTACATCACCAAGGTGAACAGATTACAAGAACCCACACAACTGCAGCTGACATTGACCATGACCTTAGCAGA GGTGAAAAACTCTTGGGCAGTCTAGGGGGCTTGTTTTCTAAGACTTGGAAGCCTAAGAAGACTCGCCCAATTACAGGGCCAGTAATTACTAGAG ATGATCCAGTTCAAAGAAAGGGTAACCACCTGGAGCAGAGAGAGAAGTTGGGGTTGAGCTCTGCACCTAAGGGACGCTCAAGTTCACGAACACCACCACCAGAACCTACAAATGCACTACAGCACATTGAG GTTGAGAAGGCAAAGCAAGATGATGCATTATCAGATCTCAGTAACCTGTTGGGAGAGCTCAAAGATATGGCTCTTGACATGGGATCTGAAATTGGGAG GCAGAACAAAGCCCTGGATCATCTTCAAGATGATGTGGATGAGCTCAATTTCCGAGTTAAAGGTGCCAATCAGCGTGGCCGCCGCTTACTTGGAAAATAA